One segment of Acidimicrobiales bacterium DNA contains the following:
- a CDS encoding HNH endonuclease has translation MFEDWIDVLSSFDVATAETVTLRKMLGGLSRLRGAIDACEAGIAAQLGEASLVRGATRCTQREADRAIARGKLLAAAPAVAEALAAGAITGAHVDTLSRAAERSSAAAVAGSGLLAVAEGRPADAMRAQVDDFVRTTAADADLAERHTRQRRNRSGHAFAGDEMGILHAEFDDTVFGEIRSAIDTETDRLYHLDGGRECAAEVRTAAQRRADAIANLLTRTDPERGGPPAVRNQMLVVSHTDGAGHIPGVGALPRAEVARLMCISDLYGVVFDTAGQPLWHGTRIRLADDNQWRALIARDGGCIGCGAHPSRCEAHHVIWRRNHGSTDIDNLVLACKHHHHLIHDKGWRIIDGPDGTPMLVPP, from the coding sequence GTGTTCGAGGACTGGATCGACGTGTTGTCGTCATTCGACGTCGCAACCGCGGAGACCGTCACCCTTCGGAAGATGCTGGGCGGCCTGTCAAGACTGCGTGGTGCGATCGATGCATGCGAAGCGGGGATCGCTGCGCAGTTGGGCGAGGCGTCGTTGGTGCGTGGCGCCACACGGTGCACGCAGCGGGAGGCCGACCGGGCCATCGCCCGGGGCAAGCTACTCGCCGCCGCACCTGCGGTCGCCGAGGCCTTGGCCGCTGGAGCGATCACGGGCGCCCACGTCGACACGCTGAGCCGAGCGGCCGAGCGTTCCTCGGCCGCCGCGGTCGCAGGGTCGGGGCTCTTGGCCGTTGCCGAAGGGCGTCCCGCCGACGCAATGCGCGCCCAGGTCGACGACTTCGTGCGCACTACTGCCGCCGACGCCGATCTCGCCGAGCGGCATACCCGCCAGCGTCGCAACCGCAGTGGACATGCCTTCGCCGGTGACGAGATGGGAATCCTCCACGCCGAGTTCGACGACACCGTCTTCGGTGAGATCCGCTCGGCGATCGATACCGAAACCGATCGTCTCTATCACCTCGACGGCGGGCGCGAATGCGCCGCCGAGGTGCGCACCGCCGCTCAGCGCCGGGCCGACGCCATCGCCAACTTGCTCACTCGCACCGACCCCGAACGTGGAGGCCCGCCGGCGGTGCGCAACCAGATGCTGGTCGTTTCCCACACCGACGGCGCGGGCCACATTCCCGGCGTCGGCGCGCTTCCCCGCGCCGAGGTTGCCCGCCTCATGTGCATCTCCGATCTCTACGGCGTCGTCTTCGACACCGCCGGCCAGCCGCTCTGGCACGGCACCCGGATTCGCCTCGCCGACGACAACCAGTGGCGGGCGCTCATCGCCCGCGATGGTGGCTGCATCGGTTGCGGCGCCCATCCCTCACGATGCGAGGCACACCACGTCATCTGGCGTCGCAACCACGGGTCGACCGACATCGACAATCTCGTGCTCGCCTGCAAGCACCACCATCACCTCATCCACGACAAGGGTTGGCGGATCATCGACGGTCCCGACGGCACACCCATGCTGGTGCCGCCGTGA